From the Solanum lycopersicum chromosome 10, SLM_r2.1 genome, one window contains:
- the LOC101262961 gene encoding rhodanese-like domain-containing protein 4, chloroplastic, giving the protein MKNVEFHKRFSLAILGHQNCQITIKLAHVIINASTYLQPFTMGYQDFIKIPLAMEALNAARLTPVSVFSDRRNEPKKIPSFQFKNFPNAANLSRSVEGISRNVQGGLVLLSSVFNTGLAKALTYEEALQQSTTSTSSDFDANAFVETLTDFVSDNPLVIAGGFAVLGLPFIVSQVFGKMPKPSWGVESAKKAYAKLADDVSSELVDIRATAELKQEGSPDIGAFKKKPVTIVYKGEDKTGFLNKLALKFKEPENTTLFILDKFDGNSELVAELVTANGFKSAYAIKDGAEGPRGWKNSGLPWILPKKTFSLDLGLSDVLDGLFGEGSDSVAVGLGVAAAAAFGLLVFSEAETLLQLLGSAGLIQLVSTKLLFAKDRKQSLQQVDEFLTKEIAPKELVGDIKQIGLALLPVPVTRKNLPEPAETSESVPEVDAASSKVEASVETLSPYPNYPDLKPPTSPIPSQPSGSVGKVETVSKVEVSAESTPEISSAPKPEVTAEARTGITRPLSPYPNYPELKPPTSPMPTQA; this is encoded by the exons ATGAAAAATGTAGAGTTCCATAAAAGATTTTCTTTGGCAATTCTTGGCCACCAAAATTGCCAAATCACAATAAAATTGGCCCACGTAATCATCAATGCTTCCACATATCTACAACCTTTCACTATGGGATATCAAGATTTCATAAAAATTCCTCTAGCTATGGAGGCTCTCAATGCAGCAAGATTAACCCCTGTTTCAGTTTTTTCTGATAGAAGAAATGAACCCAAAAAAATCCCATCTTTCCAATTCAAGAACTTCCCCAATGCAGCCAATTTGTCAAGATCAGTAGAGGGTATATCAAGAAATGTTCAAGGGGGTTTAGTTTTACTTTCCTCTGTTTTCAATACAGGTTTAGCTAAAGCATTGACATATGAGGAGGCACTTCAGCAATCAACTACTAGTACTAGTTCTGATTTTGATGCAAATGCATTTGTTGAAACCTTAACTGATTTCGTATCAGATAATCCTTTAGTTATAGCTGGTGGTTTTGCTGTTTTGGGTTTACCATTTATTGTGTCTCAGGTGTTTGGTAAAATGCCTAAGCCATCATGGGGTGTTGAGTCTGCTAAGAAAGCTTATGCAAAATTGGCTGATGATGTGAGTTCAGAGTTAGTTGATATAAGAGCCACTGCTGAATTGAAGCAAGAGGGGAGTCCAGATATAGGTGCTTTCAAGAAGAAGCCAGTTACAATTGTATATAAAGGTGAAGATAAGACGGGGTTCTTGAATAAGCTAGCTTTGAAGTTTAAGGAGCCAGAGAATACCACATTGTTCATTCTAGACAA ATTTGATGGGAACTCTGAACTGGTTGCAGAGCTTGTCACAGCAAATGGTTTTAAATCTGCATATGCAATTAAAGATGGTGCTGAAGGTCCCCGAGGATGGAAG AATAGTGGCCTCCCTTGGATACTTCCTAAGAAAACATTTAGTCTTGATCTGGGCCTGTCTGATGTTCTTGATGGTCTTTTTGGg GAGGGTTCTGATTCTGTCGCTGTAGGTTTGGGTGTTGCCGCAGCTGCTGCGTTTGGACTTTTGGTGTTCTCAGAG GCGGAAACATTACTTCAACTGTTAGGTTCTGCTGGACTTATCCAACTAGTCAGCACAAAACTTCTATTTGCAAAG GACCGAAAGCAAAGTCTGCAACAAGTTGATGAGTTCCTCACCAAAGAGATTGCTCCAAAGGAGCTTGTAGGTGACATCAAG CAAATAGGGCTGGCTCTTCTTCCTGTTCCAGTGACTAGAAAAAATCTGCCTGAACCTGCAGAGACAAGTGAATCAGTTCCCGAGGTGGATGCTGCATCATCTAAAGTAGAAGCATCCGTTGAAACACTTTCACCATATCCTaat TATCCTGATCTCAAGCCTCCTACGTCACCGATACCTTCACAACCTAGTGGCAGTGTGGGGAAAGTTGAAACAGTTTCCAAGGTAGAAGTATCTGCCGAGTCTACTCCAGAAATCAGTTCAGCTCCAAAACCAGAAGTAACAGCAGAAGCACGAACTGGAATTACAAGGCCACTTTCTCCATATCCcaat TATCCTGAGCTCAAGCCTCCGACTTCGCCAATGCCTACACAAGCATAA
- the LOC101251337 gene encoding hydroquinone glucosyltransferase isoform X1: MANTQTLTQSQKPHIVMLPTPGMGHLIPLVEFAKQLILQHDSSITIILPTDGPISKSQNTFLSSLPSGLNYRLLPPVNFDDLSDDVLIETRISLTITRSLSSLREVFESLVKSHRVVAFVVDLFGTDAFDLAKEFNVSPYMFYTTTAKMLSLDLYFPVLNQTVSCEYKDLQEPVCIPGWRPIHGKDLPDPLHDRKDDAYKWALHHTKRFKMAHGIILNSFIDLEPQTIKYLQEAYNNRPKIYSIGPLVLMDKKFDDDVSQCLTWLDKQPRGSVVYISFGSGGTLSHEQIIELAIGLEMSGQRFLLVVRCPNDRIPNGTYFNNQNSTNPLDFLPNGFLERTKGLGLVLANWAPQVQILSHVSVGGFLTHCGWNSILESVICGVPLIAWPLFADQRTNAVMLIEDLKVALRPKIRDNGIVGRSEISEVVKELMEGEEGKEVCIKMKELKDAAKKVLSEDGSSTKALDELAFELKKCVT; the protein is encoded by the exons ATGGCAAATACACAAACCCTAACACAATCACAAAAACCCCATATAGTGATGCTACCAACACCAGGCATGGGTCACTTAATCCCTCTAGTTGAATTCGCCAAACAACTCATTTTACAACACGACTCCTCTATAACAATCATCCTCCCTACTGATGGCCCCATCTCGAAATCTCAAAACACTTTCCTTAGCTCCCTTCCCTCGGGCCTCAATTATCGCCTTCTCCCTCCTGTTAACTTCGATGATTTATCAGATGATGTTTTAATCGAAACACGTATTTCCCTTACTATAACTCgctctctttcttctttacgtGAGGTTTTTGAGTCTCTAGTCAAATCCCACAGAGTAGTGGCCTTTGTGGTTGATTTATTTGGTACTGATGCATTTGATTTAGCTAAGGAGTTCAATGTGTCACCTTATATGTTTTATACTACCACGGCTAAGATGTTGTCTCTAGATTTGTATTTTCCGGTGCTTAATCAAACTGTTTCTTGTGAGTATAAAGACTTGCAAGAGCCTGTTTGTATTCCAG GATGGAGACCTATACACGGGAAGGATCTTCCGGACCCGCTTCATGATAGAAAAGATGATGCATACAAATGGGCTCTTCACCATACTAAGAGGTTCAAAATGGCTCATGGCATTATCTTAAACAGCTTCATTGATTTGGAACCTCAAACAATTAAATATCTACAAGAGGCATATAACAATAGGCCAAAAATTTACTCTATTGGACCACTTGTATTAATGgataaaaaatttgatgatgACGTGTCACAATGTTTGACATGGCTTGACAAGCAGCCACGTGGATCAGTAGTCTACATTTCATTTGGGAGTGGTGGGACCCTCTCACATGAACAAATAATTGAACTAGCAATTGGATTAGAAATGAGTGGACAAAGATTTTTATTGGTAGTTAGATGTCCAAATGATAGAATTCCAAATGGCACTTATTTCAATAACCAAAATTCAACTAACCCTCTTGATTTTTTACCTAATGGGTTCTTGGAAAGGACCAAAGGGTTAGGTCTTGTGTTGGCTAATTGGGCACCACAAGTTCAAATTCTTAGTCATGTGTCGGTTGGTGGATTTCTGACTCATTGTGGATGGAATTCGATTTTGGAGAGTGTGATTTGTGGTGTTCCACTTATTGCTTGGCCTCTCTTTGCAGACCAAAGAACGAACGCGGTGATGTTAATTGAAGATTTAAAAGTGGCACTAAGGCCGAAAATTCGTGATAATGGTATCGTCGGGCGATCGGAAATTAGTGAAGTGGTGAAAGAATTGATGGAAGGTGAAGAGGGAAAAGAAGTGTGTATTAAAATGAAAGAGCTAAAAGATGCAGCAAAAAAGGTGTTGAGTGAAGATGGCTCTTCAACTAAAGCACTAGATGAACTTGCTTTTGAGTTGAAAAAATGTGTCACATGA
- the LOC101251337 gene encoding hydroquinone glucosyltransferase isoform X2 → MANTQTLTQSQKPHIVMLPTPGMGHLIPLVEFAKQLILQHDSSITIILPTDGPISKSQNTFLSSLPSGLNYRLLPPVNFDDLSDDVLIETRWRPIHGKDLPDPLHDRKDDAYKWALHHTKRFKMAHGIILNSFIDLEPQTIKYLQEAYNNRPKIYSIGPLVLMDKKFDDDVSQCLTWLDKQPRGSVVYISFGSGGTLSHEQIIELAIGLEMSGQRFLLVVRCPNDRIPNGTYFNNQNSTNPLDFLPNGFLERTKGLGLVLANWAPQVQILSHVSVGGFLTHCGWNSILESVICGVPLIAWPLFADQRTNAVMLIEDLKVALRPKIRDNGIVGRSEISEVVKELMEGEEGKEVCIKMKELKDAAKKVLSEDGSSTKALDELAFELKKCVT, encoded by the exons ATGGCAAATACACAAACCCTAACACAATCACAAAAACCCCATATAGTGATGCTACCAACACCAGGCATGGGTCACTTAATCCCTCTAGTTGAATTCGCCAAACAACTCATTTTACAACACGACTCCTCTATAACAATCATCCTCCCTACTGATGGCCCCATCTCGAAATCTCAAAACACTTTCCTTAGCTCCCTTCCCTCGGGCCTCAATTATCGCCTTCTCCCTCCTGTTAACTTCGATGATTTATCAGATGATGTTTTAATCGAAACAC GATGGAGACCTATACACGGGAAGGATCTTCCGGACCCGCTTCATGATAGAAAAGATGATGCATACAAATGGGCTCTTCACCATACTAAGAGGTTCAAAATGGCTCATGGCATTATCTTAAACAGCTTCATTGATTTGGAACCTCAAACAATTAAATATCTACAAGAGGCATATAACAATAGGCCAAAAATTTACTCTATTGGACCACTTGTATTAATGgataaaaaatttgatgatgACGTGTCACAATGTTTGACATGGCTTGACAAGCAGCCACGTGGATCAGTAGTCTACATTTCATTTGGGAGTGGTGGGACCCTCTCACATGAACAAATAATTGAACTAGCAATTGGATTAGAAATGAGTGGACAAAGATTTTTATTGGTAGTTAGATGTCCAAATGATAGAATTCCAAATGGCACTTATTTCAATAACCAAAATTCAACTAACCCTCTTGATTTTTTACCTAATGGGTTCTTGGAAAGGACCAAAGGGTTAGGTCTTGTGTTGGCTAATTGGGCACCACAAGTTCAAATTCTTAGTCATGTGTCGGTTGGTGGATTTCTGACTCATTGTGGATGGAATTCGATTTTGGAGAGTGTGATTTGTGGTGTTCCACTTATTGCTTGGCCTCTCTTTGCAGACCAAAGAACGAACGCGGTGATGTTAATTGAAGATTTAAAAGTGGCACTAAGGCCGAAAATTCGTGATAATGGTATCGTCGGGCGATCGGAAATTAGTGAAGTGGTGAAAGAATTGATGGAAGGTGAAGAGGGAAAAGAAGTGTGTATTAAAATGAAAGAGCTAAAAGATGCAGCAAAAAAGGTGTTGAGTGAAGATGGCTCTTCAACTAAAGCACTAGATGAACTTGCTTTTGAGTTGAAAAAATGTGTCACATGA